From one Brachypodium distachyon strain Bd21 chromosome 4, Brachypodium_distachyon_v3.0, whole genome shotgun sequence genomic stretch:
- the LOC100821439 gene encoding uncharacterized protein LOC100821439: MALIADELKANAEIYYGNEICQQCTTLLLKEAGLPNGLLPLEDIMECGYVEETGFVWLKQKKRIDHVFQSLGRVVSYGTEITAFAEKGRIKKVKGIKTRELMLWVPVEEITLDEPATGKLICKSIAGFSKTFPASAFHIPEKENEKMNCAGPKPVVLMERAPRVVKN; encoded by the coding sequence ATGGCTCTTATTGCTGATGAACTCAAGGCCAACGCTGAGATCTACTATGGTAATGAGATCTGCCAGCAATGCACTACGCTCCTGCTGAAGGAAGCAGGCCTCCCCAATGGTCTGCTTCCCTTGGAGGACATCATGGAGTGTGGCTATGTTGAGGAAACTGGGTTTGTGTGGCTCAAGCAAAAGAAGAGGATAGACCATGTCTTCCAGAGTTTAGGAAGGGTGGTCTCTTATGGCACAGAGATCACTGCCTTTGCAGAGAAGGGCAGGATCAAGAAGGTCAAAGGGATAAAGACCAGGGAGCTCATGCTGTGGGTCCCAGTAGAGGAGATTACCCTTGATGAACCAGCAACTGGGAAACTCATCTGCAAGAGTATTGCTGGGTTTTCTAAGACCTTCCCTGCATCAGCTTTCCATATCCCAGAGAAAGAGAATGAGAAGATGAACTGTGCCGGGCCAAAACCAGTGGTGCTAATGGAGAGAGCACCGCGAGTTGTTAAGAACTGA